The following coding sequences lie in one Cyanobacterium sp. Dongsha4 genomic window:
- a CDS encoding type II toxin-antitoxin system HicA family toxin has protein sequence MSVKRKDLIKYLEGNGFYLLREGGNHSIYTNDNITIPVKRHNLFDRITVNQKD, from the coding sequence ATGTCAGTCAAGAGAAAAGATTTAATCAAATATTTAGAGGGTAATGGTTTTTATCTTTTAAGAGAAGGTGGTAATCATTCAATCTATACTAACGATAATATAACAATTCCTGTCAAACGTCATAATTTGTTCGATCGAATCACAGTCAATCAAAAGGATTAG
- a CDS encoding type II toxin-antitoxin system HicB family antitoxin, producing the protein MSKYKYQMVIQWSDEDNCFLVGFPDFVGQKWRTHGDTYTEAVANGEEALESLIIAYEAQGESLPNPTYIDLVEV; encoded by the coding sequence ATGAGTAAATATAAATATCAAATGGTGATTCAATGGAGTGATGAAGACAACTGTTTTTTAGTGGGTTTTCCCGATTTTGTAGGGCAAAAATGGCGTACTCATGGAGATACTTATACTGAGGCAGTAGCTAATGGAGAGGAAGCCTTAGAATCCTTAATTATTGCCTACGAAGCCCAAGGGGAATCATTACCAAATCCTACTTATATTGATTTAGTGGAAGTTTAA
- a CDS encoding DUF433 domain-containing protein, producing MSYKDIITIESGKRSGKLCIRGMRITVYDVLSYLASGMTYEEILNDFPYLTKEDILACLSCAADRERQTLLVN from the coding sequence ATGTCATATAAAGATATTATTACTATAGAATCAGGAAAAAGAAGTGGAAAACTTTGTATTAGGGGAATGAGAATTACCGTTTATGATGTTCTTTCCTATCTCGCTTCAGGAATGACTTATGAAGAAATATTAAACGATTTTCCCTATTTAACTAAAGAAGATATTTTAGCTTGTTTAAGTTGTGCAGCCGATCGTGAACGTCAAACTCTTTTGGTGAATTAA
- a CDS encoding type II toxin-antitoxin system HicA family toxin: MPKKVRELKKILIQAGFKQVPGKGSHTNWIHENYLGKITLSGNDGADAKKYQEKLIKIAILEVTKGGNNE, from the coding sequence ATGCCTAAAAAAGTTAGAGAATTAAAGAAAATCTTAATCCAAGCAGGTTTTAAACAAGTACCGGGTAAAGGTAGTCATACTAACTGGATACATGAAAACTATCTAGGAAAAATCACTTTATCAGGTAATGACGGTGCAGATGCTAAAAAATATCAAGAAAAATTAATTAAAATAGCTATTTTAGAAGTAACAAAAGGAGGTAACAATGAGTAA